The genomic stretch GCCATCGTCGGGCTGGCCGTCGGGACGGCGTTCGTGGACGTGACTACCCCGAGCGCGCCGGTCCGCCTCGGCATGCTGCCGACGGCCACCGTGCCCTCCAGCTGGCGCGACGTGAAGGCCCTGGGCGATGTCGCCCTCGTCGTGGCCGAGGCGAGCGACCACGGCATCCAGGTGTTCGACCTGACGCGCCTCCGCGGCCTCTCCGAGGACCCCGCCCGGCGGTTCGCCGCCGACGCGCGCTACACCGGCGTCCGCTCGGCGCACAACCTGGTGGTCAACGAGAGCAGCCAGATGGCCTACGCCGTCGGCTCGCGCGTGGCCGGCACCTCGTTCCCAGCCGCGTGCTCGTCGCGCGGGCTCCACGCCGTCGACTTCTCGGACCCGCTCAACCCGGTATTTGCAGGGTGCTTCAGCGACGCCGTCGACGGCGGCGACTCCGGCTACACGCACGACGCGCAGTGCGTCACGTACGACGGGCCGGATGCCGACTACACGGGCCGCGAGATCTGCTTCGCCTCGAACGAGAACACGGTCTCGATCTTCGACGCGACCGACCCGGCCCGCGCTGTGCTGATCTCGAAGGTCGCCTACCCGAACTCGGCGTACACGCACCAGGGCTGGCTCACCGAGGATGGGCGCTACTTCCTCGCCAACGACGAACTGGACGAGTACTACGGCCGCGTCGCCACCCAGCGAACGCTGGTGCTGGACGTGGCGGATCTCGATGACCCCGGACTCGACTTCATCTACGACTCGGGGATGCAGACCATCGACCACAACCTCTATGTGCTCGGCAACCTCGCCTACGAGAGCAACTACGAGGCGGGCCTGCGGGTCCTCGACCTGTCACGCATCGCGGACGGTGAGTTGGAGGAGGTGGCGTGGTTCGACACGTACCCGCTCGACACATCGATCAACTTCGCCGGCCAGTGGAGCAACTACCCGTACTTCGGCGACGGCCTCGTGATCGCCAACGACGGCGAGACGGGCTTCTTCGTCCTCCAGGTGGACCCGCTGCTTGCCACCTCCGCCTCAGGCGAGGCGCCGACCGAGACGACGGCGCGTCTCTCGGAGCCGCGCCCGAACCCCACGTCCGGCGGCGCGCAACTGACGCTCCGTGTCGACGCGGTTCAGACGGTGTGTGCGGAGTTGTTCGACGTGGCCGGGCGTCGCGTGGCGTCGGTGTACGACGGCACAGCCAGCCCCGGCGCGGACCTGACGCTGTCGGTTTCCGGCGCAGGCCTCCCGGCGGGCGTCTACGTGGTCCGCGTCGCCGGCGAGACGTTCCAGGCCTCGCGACGCCTCGTGCTGACGCGGTGACCCACGACGCGTAGGGGCACGGCGGATCGCGTCCGCAGGCCTTACCGGGTGAGGTACCGCTGACCCGCAGGCGTCAACTCGAACCGGACCGCGAGCGGGTCGACCAGTCGGAGCAGGCCTTCCTCCACGAGCCAGTCGGCCAGCACGCGGGTGCGCCGGGGCGCGTCCGGCCCGGCGGGCTGGTCGCCGCGGTCGACGGCGTCGAGGATGCGGCGCAGGAGCGGCTCGTCGGCCGGGGTGATCACCTCCGGGCGATGGCGTCCGAGGCACACGTCGCAACGTCCGCAGCGGGGCGGCGCGGGCTCGCCGAAGTAGGCCAGCAGGTGCTGGCGGCGGCACCCGAGCGCGTTGGCGTAGCGGACCACGTCGTCCAGGCGGGCGTGGGCGCGCTGGCGGCCCCGGTCGAGCGCGGCCGCGTCGACAGGCACGGTGCGTGTGCGCGCGTGGTGCCAGGCGAGAGTGAGTCCAGCCTCGGGGCGACTGACTTCCAGCAGGCGACGCGCGGCGAGGTAGTCGAGCCCCGCGTCGAGGCGGGCTTCGGGCAACCCCAGCGCCTCCGCCAGCGGCGCCAGCCGGAGCGTCGCGCCCTCGCCCGCCTCGGCCGGCAGGCGACGCACCAGCGCGTCGGCGAACGTCTGCACGGCCAGCCCTTCCGACTCGACGGCCCGCATCAGCCCGTCGCGCCCCCGAGGCAGGCGGACCCGCACCTCGCCCGGCCGCGGCCGGACCACCGACCATGCACCGTCCGCCGCGAGCCGGTCCACGGCAGCACGGACGATGCCGACCGGCCGCTCCGCGACGGACGCCAGCGTCGTCAGGTCGAGCGTGACGAGCCCGTCGGGCTCGCTTCCCAGCGCGACCTGCCCGAGGCTTCCCGCCGCCGCGTAGACCGCCTGCACGTCCGCCGGTGTCGGGTGGCCGCGATCGGCGAAGTCGCGTGGCAGCGACTCCGCGTCGGGGCCGACGGCGAGGACGGCGTAGCTCCGGTCCCCATCGCGCCCTGCCCGACCAGCCTCCTGGTAGTACGCCTCCAGCGTCGGCGGCAGCGCTGTGTGGACCACGGCCCGCACGTCGGCCTTGTCGATACCCATCCCGAACGCGCTCGTGGCGGCGACGACGCGCGTCTCGCCCGCCAGCCACCGCCGCTGGGTGGCGTCGCGGAGGCCGCGGTCGAGCCCGGCATGGTAGGGCTCCGCGGAGATGCCCTCCCGTCGGAGGCGCCCGGCGACGGCCTCGGTCGCACGCCGCGTCCCGGCGTACACGAGCCCCGCGCCCGGCACCGCCTGGAACACGTCCAGCGCCTGCCGCACCGGGTCCTGCACGTGGTGGACGCTCCACACGAGGTTCGGGCGGTCGAAGCCGCGCACGATGACCGCCGGGTCGCGAAGCGCGAGTTGGTCGAGGATGTCACGCCGGACCTCGGGCGTCGCGGTCGCCGTCACCGCCACGACGGGGACCGGGTTGCCCTCGGCGGTGGTCATCAGAGGCCGGGCCGCGGCGATCTGGCGGTAGGCGGGGCGGAAATCGTGGCCCCACTCCGAGATGCAGTGCGCCTCGTCGATGGCGAGCAACGTCACATCCAGCCGGGGCGCGCGGGCGGCGAACAGCTCCGTCTGGAGACGCTCCGGGGTGAGGTAGACGAGCCGGTAGAGGCCGTGCTCGGCGTCGGTCCACACCTGATCCGACTGGCGGCGGCTGAGGCCGCCGTGTAGCGCCGCCGTGCGGACGCCCCGCCGTGCGAGCGCGTCCACCTGGTCCTGCATCAGCGCCACCAGTGGCGAGACGACGAGCGCGAGGCCACGCCGCGAAACCGGCGGGACCTGGTACACGAGCGACTTGCCTCCGCCCGTCGGCAGGACTGCGAGCACGTCGCGGTCTGCGAGCACGGCGGCCACCGCCGCATCCTGGCCCGGACGAAACGCCGGATAGCCCCACACCTCGTTGAGGGTGCGGAGAACCTCGTCGGGGATCGCGGGCGCAGGGGTCGCGGGTGCCATGCGCCCAAGCTAGCGGCGGCGCTCCTCCCGTTCGGCTCCCCGCTCTCGACGGGTCTGGAGGGGGTCGAGAAAAAAAGTCGAGACGAGAGGTTACGTCTACGACCGTGCCGGGTCTATGTGCGTGCCTGTTGGGCATCGCGACACGCGGGCTTGATGGTGGTGGCCGGCGCGACCTGGATCCGTGGTGGGGTCGATGGGTCGCGCCGGTTTTGTTTTGGGACGGCACGGCGGAGGGAGGGGGTACCTTTCGAGGTGACCCCCTCCTCCGTGTCTCCTCCCCTCGTCTCGGTCGTCATCGTCACCTGGAATGGACGGCCGCTGCTGGAGCGCTTCCTTCCCAGCGTCCTCGCGACGGACTACCCCGCCCTCGAAGTGGTAGTGGCGGACAACGCCTCGGAGGACGGGACGGCAGCCTGGCTCGCCGAAACGTATCCCGACGTGGTGGTGGTCCGCCACGCAGAGAACGGACTGTTCGCGAAGGGCAACAACGACGCCGTTCCGTCCGCCTCGGGCGACGTGCTGTGCTTCCTCAACAACGACGTGGAGGTCCCGCCAAGCTGGCTGACGCCCCTCGTCGCTGCGCTGGACGACCCCGAGGTCGTCGCCGTGCAGCCGAAGCTGCTCCAGCACGGCGACCGCACCCGGTTCGAGTACGCGGGCGCGTCAGGCGGCTTCCTGGACGCGTTCGGCTACCCGTTCACGCGCGGACGCATCTTCGACACCCTGGAGCCCGACATCGGCCAGTACGACGACGCGCGGGATGTCTTCTGGGCGACCGGCGCCGCGCTCCTGGTTCGCCGCGAGGCGTTCGAATCGGCGGGGGGGTTCGACGAATCGTTCGGGATGCACATGGAGGAGATCGACCTGTGCTGGCGCCTCCAGCGCGCAGGCGGGAGGATCCGCGTCGAGCCCGCGTCGGAGGTTTACCACCTCGGCGGTGCCTCGCTGCCGCAGGGCGATCCCCGGAAGATGTTCTACAACATCCGCAACGGGCTCGTGATGCTGGCCAAGAACCTCCCGGCCGCCGAGGCCCGGCGCGTCTTCCGCGCCCGGCGCGTGCTGGACGCCGTCGCCACAACACGCGCGTGGGTCGGCGGCAACCGCGCCGAGGCAGACGCCATCCGCAGAGGTCGCCGCGAGGCCCTCGCCCGCATCGCCCAGGTCGCTCCCCCCAGAGACGAGGTGCCGGTCCTCCCCCCCTACCGAGGCAGCATCGTGCTGGATGCGTTCGTGCGGGGACTCCGGCGGTTCTCGGACCTTCCAGGAAGCCGGTTCGCGTCTGGCTGGCGACGGTAGAGCGCCCACGCTCCGGTCACCTCACGAGGCAGGAGGCCCCGACCGGGACCAGCGTCCTCAGGCGTCCTTCGACGTGACCACTGCCGCGATGGCCGCGAGCACCACCACCATCCCGACCACGCCGAGCGACGTCGGCACCTCACTGAAGACGACCAGGGCGACGGTCGACGCGAACACGGGCTCAGAGAGGCTCAGCAGGCCGATCAGCGCGGCGGGCAGGTACTTGAGCGCGTAGGCGAACGACCCGTGGCCGAGGAGTCCCGGCCCAATTCCCATCGCGATGGCCAGCAAGGCGATGGGCCAGGGCAGCCCGAGCGGCACGCCCG from Rubrivirga sp. SAORIC476 encodes the following:
- a CDS encoding choice-of-anchor B family protein, which translates into the protein MLRALAVLVFALIATLTAPASVAQSAACVDGTAGGYACDRIDLVAHFTPQELGAPPEGACPSPYPGLCANDIWGWEDSETGRRYAIVGLAVGTAFVDVTTPSAPVRLGMLPTATVPSSWRDVKALGDVALVVAEASDHGIQVFDLTRLRGLSEDPARRFAADARYTGVRSAHNLVVNESSQMAYAVGSRVAGTSFPAACSSRGLHAVDFSDPLNPVFAGCFSDAVDGGDSGYTHDAQCVTYDGPDADYTGREICFASNENTVSIFDATDPARAVLISKVAYPNSAYTHQGWLTEDGRYFLANDELDEYYGRVATQRTLVLDVADLDDPGLDFIYDSGMQTIDHNLYVLGNLAYESNYEAGLRVLDLSRIADGELEEVAWFDTYPLDTSINFAGQWSNYPYFGDGLVIANDGETGFFVLQVDPLLATSASGEAPTETTARLSEPRPNPTSGGAQLTLRVDAVQTVCAELFDVAGRRVASVYDGTASPGADLTLSVSGAGLPAGVYVVRVAGETFQASRRLVLTR
- a CDS encoding RecQ family ATP-dependent DNA helicase, whose protein sequence is MAPATPAPAIPDEVLRTLNEVWGYPAFRPGQDAAVAAVLADRDVLAVLPTGGGKSLVYQVPPVSRRGLALVVSPLVALMQDQVDALARRGVRTAALHGGLSRRQSDQVWTDAEHGLYRLVYLTPERLQTELFAARAPRLDVTLLAIDEAHCISEWGHDFRPAYRQIAAARPLMTTAEGNPVPVVAVTATATPEVRRDILDQLALRDPAVIVRGFDRPNLVWSVHHVQDPVRQALDVFQAVPGAGLVYAGTRRATEAVAGRLRREGISAEPYHAGLDRGLRDATQRRWLAGETRVVAATSAFGMGIDKADVRAVVHTALPPTLEAYYQEAGRAGRDGDRSYAVLAVGPDAESLPRDFADRGHPTPADVQAVYAAAGSLGQVALGSEPDGLVTLDLTTLASVAERPVGIVRAAVDRLAADGAWSVVRPRPGEVRVRLPRGRDGLMRAVESEGLAVQTFADALVRRLPAEAGEGATLRLAPLAEALGLPEARLDAGLDYLAARRLLEVSRPEAGLTLAWHHARTRTVPVDAAALDRGRQRAHARLDDVVRYANALGCRRQHLLAYFGEPAPPRCGRCDVCLGRHRPEVITPADEPLLRRILDAVDRGDQPAGPDAPRRTRVLADWLVEEGLLRLVDPLAVRFELTPAGQRYLTR
- a CDS encoding glycosyltransferase family 2 protein, producing MSPPLVSVVIVTWNGRPLLERFLPSVLATDYPALEVVVADNASEDGTAAWLAETYPDVVVVRHAENGLFAKGNNDAVPSASGDVLCFLNNDVEVPPSWLTPLVAALDDPEVVAVQPKLLQHGDRTRFEYAGASGGFLDAFGYPFTRGRIFDTLEPDIGQYDDARDVFWATGAALLVRREAFESAGGFDESFGMHMEEIDLCWRLQRAGGRIRVEPASEVYHLGGASLPQGDPRKMFYNIRNGLVMLAKNLPAAEARRVFRARRVLDAVATTRAWVGGNRAEADAIRRGRREALARIAQVAPPRDEVPVLPPYRGSIVLDAFVRGLRRFSDLPGSRFASGWRR